The DNA window GAAAATATATTAAAGATAGACGAAATTATATCCAAGTATCTAAAAAACTGGACGCTAGATAGGCTATCTGTTACCGATAGAAATATACTTAGGCTTGGAACTTTTGAGTTATTATACATAGATGATATACCCATAGAAGTTACACTAGATGAAATGATAGAACTGGGAAAAGCCTACGGTACGGAAAACAGTGGAAAGTTTGTAAATGGTGTATTGGATAAAATAGCAAAAGAGGAGGCACCAAAAGAAAAGTTTGAAATCTAAGGTGGGGGGAAAATTTCTTTTTCCGAGGTCATCATTTCTCTGCTTATTTCAATATACGTAATCTACGCGTGTTATCTTATTCTTGATTCAACCATTGAATGGTATATATTTTTGAAAACGGACTATATTAAATCTCTCGAAACGTTTTACGTGGTAAATTACATACGTCACGATTTTTACACGCGTGGTATATCTGGTGTAAATTTTGAAAATGAAAAATGCATATCCTTTACAGAAAAATTGAAAAATGGCGATGTAAAATTGGTAAAATACAAGGTTTTGGATACAAAAGACGGTATGTTTTTAAAAAGGGAAGTACAAGGTCTGGGAAACTACCTTGGTCCATTTAAAACGACTCTTTCATTTAAAAACGCCGCAACTATAGTATACATCCAAACTTACAGGGGAAGGTTTGTACTTCCCAAAGAGCCTCTTGAGTTTAAAATAAAAAAAATCTTAGTCTCCTTTTAAGCTGTACACATATGCTAGTACTTCTGCAACTGCTCTGTAGAATTTCTCTGGAATTTCGTCTCCCACTTCTACGTTAAAATACAACTCCCTTGCAAGTTTTGGATTTCTAAAGACAGGTATGTTATTTTCCCGTGCAATTTTTTTTATCTTTTCTGCTATATTATCCACACCTTTTGCAACAACAATTGGTATCTCCATTTCATCTACTTCATATTTTATAGCAACAGCATAGTGTGTAGGATTGGTGACCACCACAGTAGCCTCGGGAACTTCTTGCATCATTCTATGCATAGAATATTGCATCATAATCTCCCTTTGCTTTCTTTTTACTTCTGGATTTCCTTCAACTTCTTTGAATTCCTCTTTAACCTCTTGTTTTGTCATTCTTATATTCTTTTCATATTCGTACCTTGAATAAAAATAATCGGCTACTGATACAATAAAGAGTGCTATACCACACTTTATCAAAAGCTCAAACGTTATATTCCAAATAAGTAGCGCGCCCTCTAAAACACTCGTATCTGTTGCAAGCAACAACTTATTCCAATTGACTTTCACTACCAAAAATCCTACATATCCCACTATAACCAACTTTAAAATGGACTTTAAAAGTTCAAATAACGAACGCAATGAAAACATCCTCTTCAAACCACTGATGGGATTTATCTTTGAAAAATCAAGTTTTAAAGATTTGAACGTAAATAAAAACCTTGTTTGTAAACTTCCAACAAAAATTCCCGTTACCATTACTATTGCAACAAAGATTATCAAATCAACAATTAACCCTTTAAACGCATCAAATGTGTATATTCCCAAATCGTTGATAGTCAACGTATCATAGGAGGGTAATTGTGCAAAAAAGGATATAGCAGATTCTAATCCCAGTATAATTCCCCTGCCTAAAAATGCAAAACCAATCACCGCCGCCAAGAATGTAAAACCAGAGGTAAGTTCCCTTGAAACTGGAACTTGGCCTTCTTCTCTTGCCTTTTGTCGCCTTCTTGGAGTTGCCTTTTCCGTCTTATCTGGATCGGCAAATAGCTGTATATCTATCCTGAAAGAAAATGCTGCAGGGTTTTTTCTAAAAGAACTGCCAACTTTGCAGAAGTCTCCGCCCATAACGGCACCATCCCCAAAAATATTAAAAAAACCAATATGCTTTTTAGTGGTATTCCAACCATAAATACATTCATTTGCGGTACCAACCTTGAAAGAATCCCCAAAAGCACGTTTACTATAAACATATAGCCTATAACTGGGAGTCCTATCTTTAATGCCACAAAAAATAATTCTATAAATTTTGACGTTATAAACTTAACAAAACCAAAATCCAAAAAATCCAAGTTAAGTGGAAACACTTTAATAGAGTCCACAACCGCTTCGTATATTAACAAATGCCCATTTAAAGAGATAAACACAAAAATTGCAAGAAGAAATATAAGTTGCCCTATTATGGGACTTTCTTCCATAGTTGGATCCATAGAAGTAGCAAGCCCAAAACCAGACTCTATACCCAACAATTCCCCTGCAACGGCAAATGCTCCAAAAATCATATATGCCAGTAATCCAATCGCAAAACCCACAATGAAGTTATTTAAAAGGGAAAGTACTATATGAAGAACAGGAGTATCTAGTGCTATAACACTTTCCTGTGGAAGCAGTGAATATGAAAATGCAAGCACAAGAAAAGCCTTTACTGTGGAAGGAATAAACCTTCCTGACAGTAAAGGCGAAATTACAAAAATCCCAGTTATTCTACTTATTAGCATTCCCCAATTTAAAAATTGAGTCTCTACAAATTGATATAAATCCATTATCCTCCTATTTTAAACCAATTTGCTATACTTTTCAATTGTTCAGAGACCAAATCAATAGCTTTAACTGTTTCGTGTAATCTTTGGGAAAATTCCTCTAATTTTGACATATTCTCGTTAACCATCGCTAATTTATTCACCGCTTCTGAAACCGTATTTGTAGATCTTTCTGAGATATATACCATCTCGTTAAATACTTCTTTTGCTTGCTCTAAAACTTCCGATACCGTCTTTGTGGTTCCCGCAAGTTTTTGGATACGCTCAATTACAATTTGGAAACCTTGAGAAAATTCTTCTTTTGTCTTTGAAAGGGCTGAAAAATTATTCTTCGAATCTTCATATACCTTGTTTAAACCACTGAGATTTTGTGTGTATTCTTCCATATCCTTTACAAGTTTTTTTGAAATATCGTTTATCTCTATAGATAACTTCATAATCTCATCTGCAACTACCGCAAAACCCTTTCCCGCTTCTCCGGCCCTTGCCGCTTCTATTGCGGCATTAAGTGCAAGTAAATTTGTCTGATTTGCAACATTTTGTATCTTTGATATTTCACCAGTAACCCTGTTAAATTGCCCTATAGTTTGGTTAATATAACTGTTAAATTTTTCCATGGCATCTAGCGACCTTGTTATACTGTTATCCATTTCCTTTACAAGTTTTGTATTATCATCTAGCCTTTCCTCCGTATCTATTATATCATTAACCAACTCTTCTAATGTATTTTCTACATTTTCTATAGATTGTTTTGCACCTTCTGTTGTACTTTTTAGGTTATCAAACTCATCTAAAATATCAGTGGTATTTTTAGAGAAAACCTCTATAGTACTTGAAAACTCCCTGGAGGTCTTTTCTAATATATTGCTCAATTCTTCTAAGCCATCTACACGAGAAACAAGCCTATTTGAATTTGAAAGAAGATTTTGTGCAAAATCTTTAAACCTTTCAGAAAGATTTTTTAAAGAGTCCATCATAACTTTAAATTCTCCAGAAACCTTCACACCGTCAAAGCTTTCAAATCTTCCCTCGGATAATCTTTCAATAACCGTCTTTGAATGTTCAAGTGCTTTTGAAAGCTGATCTGTTATAACAAATATCAAAATCACACTTATAACAAGAACAAAAACAACCAATAAAATTGTCTTTTTCACAATAATAGAATTGTCAATCTTTAAATTAATCGAAACATTTGGTTTTTCAAGTTTTGGAACAACAAATGGTTTGGGTTTTGGCAATTCAACACTTGTATCAATAGCCTTAAATGGAATAGCAACTTCTATTTCACCTATCTTCTTTCCAAGGTATTTAAATTCACCTACTTTTGCAAAATAGGTATCTTTCAAAATTTCAATTATATTACCTTTTAACTTTCTTAAAGGCTCTCCTACAAGTCTTTTACCATCTTCCCCTACCTTTGTGGTTATAAGCGCTTTACCATTTACATACAACGTGATCTCTGCATTTGAAACGGATTTTATTTCATCTAAAAATTTATTGTCCATCTTATCAACAAATACAACAAAACCATTTACCGTGTTACCAAGTATGGGGTGCATTACGGGAACAATGACAATTGAATACAAAAAATTATCATACGGAAAAATCAAAGAACGATAAAAAACAGACTTTGCAGAAATTATACTTGAAAAATTTTCTTCAAGTTCCCTAATGTATGGCGGTTTTTTGTAAAAACTTACATTTGCACCTGATGAAACGGATTTTGCATATTCTACTATGTATTTTCCATTGTATTTTGTATACAATCTACTTTTAATCTTTGGCTTTTTTTCATCTATTGTCCAAAGTGCAGCATATTCAACAGAAAATTTTTCTATAAAGGGAAATAAAAGGGATTTTCTTTCAGTTAACGACAAATCTTTGTCATTTGCGGCATTTACAGTCTCCTTTAAAGATGCCGCAATTTGTGCACCTGTTAAAAGTTGTTCTGTCCTTTCCTTTATTAAATTTACAACCGTATCAAATGTGAAATTCACTTGATTTTCAAGCGCCTTTTCGTAAACTTCATTAAAAGATTTTTGTATCTTTTTTTCTTGTTCTCTCACCGTTTCACTTAATCTTTTCGTATATTCCTCTGATTGTTTCAAAAGTTCACCTTTGAAACTATCAATGTACGATTCATATTTTGAAATAACGTTTTTTTCAACGTATAAAGATATGTCTTTTTGCAAATTTTCGATCTGAGAATTTACCCCTCTGATATTGAAATACGTAACCAAGAATACTGGAACCGTTACCAAAATTATTGCAAACAAAACTACTTTTACCCTAAAAGACATATTTTCACTCCTTAAATTTCTTTAACAAGTTCAGAAATTATTCTTACAATCATTCCTCCTGTTTTATTTGCAACTTCTAATACTTCTTCTGCTGTAAGTGGTTTTAAATCATCATGTACCGCTTTATCTGTAATAGCGGATACACCAAGAACCTTTAAACCGCCGTGATTTGCAACAATAACTTCTGGAACAGTTGACATACCTACGGCATCTGCACCCATCCATCTTAACATCTTTAATTCAGCGGGAGTCTCAAAATTTGGTCCCGATACTGCAACATATACACCTTCATAGAATGGTATATTAAGTTTTTGTGCAATTTCAATAGCCCTTTTTCTCAAATCTTTATCGTATGCATTTGACATATCTGGAAATCTTGGCCCCCATTCTTCTACGTTAGGACCAATCAACGGATTATCTCCCATCATGTTTATGTGATCGGTAATAAACATAGGTCTTCCAATCTCAAATTCTGGATTCATTCCACCCGCCGCATTTGTTACTATCAATACTTCTACACCCAAAAGTTGCATAACCCTTATTGGGAAAGTTACGGTCTTCATATCGTATCCTTCATAATAATGGAATCTTCCATTCATTAACATAACATCTTTACCATTGAGTTTTCCAAATATAAGTTCACCCTTGTGTCCTGGCGCAGTTGATACTGGAAAACCTGGAATATCCTTGTACGAAAATTTCTTTGGATTTTCAATACTATCCGCTATCCCATGTAAACCAGAACCAAGGATTATGGCAATCTGTGGTATAGAATCAATGTGTTCCTTCAAAAAAGCTACCGCTTGATTTACTCTTTCAATGTATTCTTTCATCTTTTTGACCCTCCTTTTTATTTTATACATTGATAATTATATCATAAAAAAAGCGGCTATAAAGCCGCTTATTCCTCTATTATATAGACTAAATCTCCTGTTTTTAAAAGTGCCGCATTTGCTTCATCTGTATCCACGTGAAATTCCAAAGCGTATTTCTCACTAACCCTTATAAGCACATCATCAAAAATTAATCTTCTTCCTTCTTTTTCGACTAACACTTTTACAATATCTTTATCTTTTACACCGTATTTTTCAGCATCACTTGTGTGCATGTGTATGTGTCTTTTTGCAATTATTACCCCTTTTTCTTTTATAACACTACCTTTTGGTCCCACTATAACTATTCCTGGAGTTCCTTCTAAATCTCCCGAATCTCTTACAGGTGGTCTAACTCCTATTTTAAACGCATCTGTAAGGGAAATTTCAACTTGTGTTTCTTTTCTTTCGGGGCCAAGTACTCTTACCTTCTCAATTGCACCTTTTGGTCCTACAATAATTACCGTTTCTTGACATGCAAATTGGCCGGGTTGACCTAGGTCTTTAATAGGTGTAAGTTTGTAATCTTTACCAAAGAGTACTTCCACATCTTCCCTTGAAAGGTGCACATGTCTGTTACTAACACCTGCTACAATTCCAGGTTGTTTTAAATTCATTTTATCCCTCCTCTTTTCGGCTTAAGCAATCTATCCCTAACAACTACCTTAATTTTTTCTGGAATTGTAACTTTTATTGTAAATGGTCCTCTTTTAATGTTTAAAAAGCCCAAACCAGCTATTACTACCTCTTTCTCCTCATCTACTTCAAATATGTGTGTTACAAAATTTTCATCTATATCTTGCTTTTTACACGGCGGAATTAGAAGATCCCCTGCCCTCTTTTTCATTAACTCATCTGCCTTTTCTTTCTTTGTTTCATGAAAAGTTACCTTCTCAGGTGCGAAAATCTGGAAAATAGGCTTTTTTTCCGTTTTAAATTCCACCTCTATTTTACAAAATGCACTTACCAACACTGCTCTACTTTCGTCTATTTTAAAGGTTTTTCTTGTAAAAGACTTTGTATTTAAAATTTTTGCCTGACATTCTACAGAAAGTAAATCTGTTACTCTATCGTTTGTTAATATTCCAGGTGTGTCAAATAAATTTACATCAAAGACTTTTCTTTTTATTATCCCCAAAGTCGTACCCGGAAATGGGGAAATAGTTGGTTTTGCTTCTGTAAAATGCGAAAGTAACGATGACTTTCCAACATTTGTAACACCCAAAATTAAGATATCTTCCCTTAGACTTCTTAAAAATTTTTCAAACTTTCTCAACCCAAATTTATTTTTACTACTTAACAAAAATATACGCTCAGAAGAGCAACCAAACTTGTTTTTTAACCATTCTTGAGCTTCAATAGATGAAAGTGATTTTGGCAAAAGGTCAAACTTTGTAACGGCAAAATATACTTCTTTTCTGTTTAATTTTTTCATTATTTCCTTTCGAAAAGTACCTTCAAAATCCGTTATATCAACAACGTATATTACCTTTTTAAAATCCTTTAAAATTTCATCTAATTTATCCAAAAATATCTCCTCTTCAACCGGTACACTCAACTTTCCATAATGGATCATTTTATAACAGCGCTGGCAGAGCGGTTCTTTTTCTTCCAACAGCACATGTTCTGGTATATATCCAGGTTTTTTTGGATCTTTAAATTGCAATTCAACTCCACAACCTCTACACTTCATCGTTAACCTCCTATATAAAGCTTTACCATAACAAATGCAAATCCAACTAAACTAGTCAAAAGATAAGGTTTAAACGCCCACTTTATATATTCACCAAATGAAAATTCTCTACCTATTTGTTTTGAAAGTAAATTAACCCCCACAATATTCTGAACGGCACCAAGTGGCGTAAGGTTAGTGGCAAGATTTGCGCTTACCGCATATATCCACCAAAAAGAAGGTGAAAAACCAGCATTCACCAAAATCTTTATAACAGGTGCGATAATCAAAGTTCCTGGAACAGCACTAAGCCAAGGAATTGCAATTGAAGTAAAGGCAAATATTGCAAGAAGCGAGTAAAATAGATGTCCAGAAAGTGGTAAAAACATATTTGCAAGTAGGCGTGTAATACCTACTTCTTCAAGTGCATATGACAAAATGTAAAGCCCTGCATAGAAAAATAAAGTATCCCAATCTATCTCATTACTTATATCATTAAAATTCTTCTTGTGAAACAGTATCACAGCTACCGCTCCAAGTAATGCAACAAATGAAAGATCAACCTCTACTACTTGATGAAGACCA is part of the Thermosipho affectus genome and encodes:
- the fliR gene encoding flagellar biosynthetic protein FliR; this encodes MDLYQFVETQFLNWGMLISRITGIFVISPLLSGRFIPSTVKAFLVLAFSYSLLPQESVIALDTPVLHIVLSLLNNFIVGFAIGLLAYMIFGAFAVAGELLGIESGFGLATSMDPTMEESPIIGQLIFLLAIFVFISLNGHLLIYEAVVDSIKVFPLNLDFLDFGFVKFITSKFIELFFVALKIGLPVIGYMFIVNVLLGILSRLVPQMNVFMVGIPLKSILVFLIFLGMVPLWAETSAKLAVLLEKTLQHFLSG
- a CDS encoding methyl-accepting chemotaxis protein, with the protein product MSFRVKVVLFAIILVTVPVFLVTYFNIRGVNSQIENLQKDISLYVEKNVISKYESYIDSFKGELLKQSEEYTKRLSETVREQEKKIQKSFNEVYEKALENQVNFTFDTVVNLIKERTEQLLTGAQIAASLKETVNAANDKDLSLTERKSLLFPFIEKFSVEYAALWTIDEKKPKIKSRLYTKYNGKYIVEYAKSVSSGANVSFYKKPPYIRELEENFSSIISAKSVFYRSLIFPYDNFLYSIVIVPVMHPILGNTVNGFVVFVDKMDNKFLDEIKSVSNAEITLYVNGKALITTKVGEDGKRLVGEPLRKLKGNIIEILKDTYFAKVGEFKYLGKKIGEIEVAIPFKAIDTSVELPKPKPFVVPKLEKPNVSINLKIDNSIIVKKTILLVVFVLVISVILIFVITDQLSKALEHSKTVIERLSEGRFESFDGVKVSGEFKVMMDSLKNLSERFKDFAQNLLSNSNRLVSRVDGLEELSNILEKTSREFSSTIEVFSKNTTDILDEFDNLKSTTEGAKQSIENVENTLEELVNDIIDTEERLDDNTKLVKEMDNSITRSLDAMEKFNSYINQTIGQFNRVTGEISKIQNVANQTNLLALNAAIEAARAGEAGKGFAVVADEIMKLSIEINDISKKLVKDMEEYTQNLSGLNKVYEDSKNNFSALSKTKEEFSQGFQIVIERIQKLAGTTKTVSEVLEQAKEVFNEMVYISERSTNTVSEAVNKLAMVNENMSKLEEFSQRLHETVKAIDLVSEQLKSIANWFKIGG
- the flhB gene encoding flagellar biosynthesis protein FlhB; the encoded protein is MGGDFCKVGSSFRKNPAAFSFRIDIQLFADPDKTEKATPRRRQKAREEGQVPVSRELTSGFTFLAAVIGFAFLGRGIILGLESAISFFAQLPSYDTLTINDLGIYTFDAFKGLIVDLIIFVAIVMVTGIFVGSLQTRFLFTFKSLKLDFSKINPISGLKRMFSLRSLFELLKSILKLVIVGYVGFLVVKVNWNKLLLATDTSVLEGALLIWNITFELLIKCGIALFIVSVADYFYSRYEYEKNIRMTKQEVKEEFKEVEGNPEVKRKQREIMMQYSMHRMMQEVPEATVVVTNPTHYAVAIKYEVDEMEIPIVVAKGVDNIAEKIKKIARENNIPVFRNPKLARELYFNVEVGDEIPEKFYRAVAEVLAYVYSLKGD
- the nusB gene encoding transcription antitermination factor NusB, encoding MIKSRHKMREAIFKALFQWDFNKDENLEDISKEHISVLDDSLQELAKKYVRGIRENILKIDEIISKYLKNWTLDRLSVTDRNILRLGTFELLYIDDIPIEVTLDEMIELGKAYGTENSGKFVNGVLDKIAKEEAPKEKFEI
- the pduL gene encoding phosphate propanoyltransferase, encoding MNLKQPGIVAGVSNRHVHLSREDVEVLFGKDYKLTPIKDLGQPGQFACQETVIIVGPKGAIEKVRVLGPERKETQVEISLTDAFKIGVRPPVRDSGDLEGTPGIVIVGPKGSVIKEKGVIIAKRHIHMHTSDAEKYGVKDKDIVKVLVEKEGRRLIFDDVLIRVSEKYALEFHVDTDEANAALLKTGDLVYIIEE
- a CDS encoding purine-nucleoside phosphorylase; the encoded protein is MKEYIERVNQAVAFLKEHIDSIPQIAIILGSGLHGIADSIENPKKFSYKDIPGFPVSTAPGHKGELIFGKLNGKDVMLMNGRFHYYEGYDMKTVTFPIRVMQLLGVEVLIVTNAAGGMNPEFEIGRPMFITDHINMMGDNPLIGPNVEEWGPRFPDMSNAYDKDLRKRAIEIAQKLNIPFYEGVYVAVSGPNFETPAELKMLRWMGADAVGMSTVPEVIVANHGGLKVLGVSAITDKAVHDDLKPLTAEEVLEVANKTGGMIVRIISELVKEI
- the yqeH gene encoding ribosome biogenesis GTPase YqeH encodes the protein MKCRGCGVELQFKDPKKPGYIPEHVLLEEKEPLCQRCYKMIHYGKLSVPVEEEIFLDKLDEILKDFKKVIYVVDITDFEGTFRKEIMKKLNRKEVYFAVTKFDLLPKSLSSIEAQEWLKNKFGCSSERIFLLSSKNKFGLRKFEKFLRSLREDILILGVTNVGKSSLLSHFTEAKPTISPFPGTTLGIIKRKVFDVNLFDTPGILTNDRVTDLLSVECQAKILNTKSFTRKTFKIDESRAVLVSAFCKIEVEFKTEKKPIFQIFAPEKVTFHETKKEKADELMKKRAGDLLIPPCKKQDIDENFVTHIFEVDEEKEVVIAGLGFLNIKRGPFTIKVTIPEKIKVVVRDRLLKPKRGGIK